Proteins from a single region of Thermococcus sp. EP1:
- a CDS encoding S-methyl-5'-thioadenosine phosphorylase has protein sequence MPKIGIIGGSGVYGVFEPKESIKVHTPYGRPSAPVEIGEIEGVEVAFIPRHGKTHEFPPHEVPYRANIWALKELGVERIIGITAVGSLREEYRPGDIVITDQFIDFTKKRDYTFYNGPRVAHFSMADPFCPEMREIFYNAAKELEIPVHERGTYVCIEGPRFSTRAESMMFRQFAHIIGMTLVPEVVLARELGMCYVNIAAVTDYDVWAEKPVDAQEVIKVMQENNEKVRKLLKAGVPKISEERKCGCADVLKTAFV, from the coding sequence ATGCCAAAAATAGGGATAATTGGAGGTTCTGGCGTTTATGGGGTATTTGAGCCAAAAGAGAGTATAAAAGTCCACACTCCATACGGAAGACCATCAGCTCCAGTGGAAATCGGAGAGATTGAAGGTGTTGAGGTGGCTTTTATTCCAAGACACGGTAAAACTCATGAGTTTCCTCCACACGAGGTACCATACAGGGCAAACATTTGGGCTCTTAAAGAACTTGGAGTAGAGCGGATTATAGGAATAACAGCAGTTGGATCTCTTAGAGAGGAATACAGGCCCGGCGATATTGTGATAACTGATCAGTTCATTGATTTTACGAAAAAGAGAGACTATACATTCTACAATGGGCCAAGAGTTGCCCACTTTAGCATGGCTGATCCGTTCTGTCCTGAAATGAGGGAAATATTCTACAATGCTGCAAAAGAGCTTGAGATCCCAGTTCATGAAAGGGGCACTTATGTATGTATTGAAGGCCCAAGGTTCTCCACAAGGGCTGAGTCAATGATGTTTAGACAATTTGCCCACATAATTGGAATGACACTTGTTCCAGAGGTTGTTTTAGCTAGGGAGCTTGGAATGTGTTATGTTAACATAGCAGCAGTTACAGACTATGATGTTTGGGCAGAAAAGCCAGTGGATGCTCAGGAGGTTATAAAAGTTATGCAAGAGAACAACGAGAAGGTTAGAAAGCTTTTAAAAGCAGGTGTTCCGAAGATTTCAGAAGAAAGAAAGTGTGGCTGTGCTGATGTTCTTAAGACTGCTTTTGTTTGA
- a CDS encoding amidohydrolase family protein produces MSILIKNGRIIYGENLDIINADIYIEGNRIAKVGKGLKLSAEYVIDANGKVISPGFINAHTHSPMTILRGLADDLPLMEWLQKYVWPVEKKLTSKHIYWGALLGILEMIKGGTTTFVDMYFHMEEVAKVVEKAGIRAYLSYGMVDLGDEEKRNVEIKETLRLLEFINKLDSPRIEFLFGPHAPYTCSPELLKWVREKANETGKMITIHLNETKSEVQDIKEKYGMTPVEFLDELGFLGDDIIAAHGVWLSDREIEILAKKGVTIVHNPASNMKLASGVMPIEKLLKAGVNIALGTDGAASNNSLDMVEEMKLAALVHKVHTLNPTIADAESIFKMATQNGARALRLNAGLIKEGALADIVILDFNKPHLRPITNVISHMVYSANGNDVETVIIDGKIIMLDGEVLTVDEEEIINKVQEIVDKLH; encoded by the coding sequence ATGAGCATCTTGATTAAAAATGGACGGATAATTTACGGTGAGAATCTTGATATTATTAACGCTGATATTTACATAGAAGGAAATAGAATAGCTAAGGTTGGTAAAGGCCTTAAACTTTCGGCAGAATATGTCATTGATGCAAACGGGAAGGTGATTTCTCCAGGATTTATCAATGCTCATACACACTCCCCTATGACTATTTTAAGGGGACTTGCCGATGATCTTCCCTTAATGGAGTGGCTTCAGAAATATGTGTGGCCTGTTGAAAAAAAGTTGACCTCAAAACATATCTATTGGGGTGCTCTTCTTGGTATTCTTGAAATGATCAAAGGTGGAACAACGACTTTTGTTGATATGTACTTTCACATGGAAGAAGTAGCAAAAGTTGTTGAAAAGGCTGGGATAAGGGCCTATTTGAGTTATGGTATGGTGGATTTGGGGGATGAAGAAAAGAGAAATGTTGAGATTAAGGAAACTCTCAGGCTTTTAGAGTTCATTAACAAATTAGACTCACCAAGAATAGAGTTTCTCTTTGGACCTCATGCTCCTTATACCTGTTCCCCTGAGCTTTTAAAATGGGTTAGAGAGAAAGCGAATGAAACAGGAAAAATGATAACCATTCATCTGAATGAGACAAAAAGCGAAGTGCAAGATATAAAAGAAAAATATGGGATGACTCCAGTTGAATTCCTTGATGAACTTGGATTTCTTGGGGATGATATCATAGCGGCCCATGGTGTTTGGTTGAGTGATAGAGAGATTGAGATTTTAGCCAAGAAGGGGGTAACGATAGTTCATAACCCTGCAAGCAACATGAAACTTGCTAGTGGTGTTATGCCCATTGAAAAGCTCCTAAAAGCGGGCGTCAACATTGCCCTTGGCACTGATGGAGCAGCAAGTAACAACAGTTTGGACATGGTGGAAGAAATGAAGCTGGCAGCCTTGGTTCATAAGGTACATACACTGAATCCAACTATTGCCGATGCAGAGAGTATTTTTAAAATGGCCACGCAAAATGGTGCAAGAGCTTTGCGTTTAAACGCTGGACTCATAAAAGAAGGGGCTCTTGCGGACATTGTCATACTTGACTTCAACAAGCCACATTTAAGACCAATAACCAATGTAATCTCTCACATGGTGTACTCAGCCAATGGTAACGATGTGGAGACAGTGATAATCGATGGGAAAATCATCATGCTTGATGGGGAAGTCTTAACTGTGGATGAGGAGGAGATTATAAATAAAGTGCAAGAGATAGTGGACAAGCTTCACTAA
- a CDS encoding [protein ADP-ribosylglutamate] hydrolase translates to MVELSFGSLTFKVAQGDITKFPAEAIVNAANKYLEHGGGVAYAIAKAAIGNARDYIKISKEAMREQIGRDWIEHGEVVVTPALKMEQHGIKYVIHTVGPYCGGTWDDDKKEKLKKAILGALKKAEELGVKSIAFPAISAGIYGCSLEEVIKTFLEVVEEFSKEAESVREVYLVLYSRTDYERALKVIGD, encoded by the coding sequence ATGGTTGAGCTTAGTTTTGGTTCTCTCACATTTAAAGTGGCTCAAGGAGACATAACAAAGTTCCCCGCTGAAGCTATTGTTAACGCTGCTAACAAATATCTTGAACATGGTGGTGGAGTGGCCTATGCAATAGCAAAAGCAGCAATTGGGAATGCGAGAGACTACATAAAAATAAGCAAAGAAGCCATGAGAGAGCAGATTGGAAGGGATTGGATTGAACATGGGGAAGTGGTTGTAACACCGGCCTTAAAAATGGAACAACATGGGATTAAGTACGTCATTCATACAGTTGGTCCTTATTGTGGTGGTACGTGGGATGATGACAAGAAGGAAAAGTTAAAGAAGGCGATTCTTGGGGCTCTGAAAAAGGCCGAAGAGCTTGGAGTTAAAAGCATAGCATTTCCAGCTATAAGTGCTGGGATTTATGGCTGTTCATTAGAAGAGGTTATTAAAACTTTCCTTGAGGTTGTGGAAGAGTTTTCAAAGGAAGCTGAGAGCGTGAGGGAAGTTTATCTTGTGCTTTATTCAAGGACCGATTACGAAAGAGCTTTGAAAGTGATAGGAGATTAG
- a CDS encoding bifunctional ADP-dependent NAD(P)H-hydrate dehydratase/NAD(P)H-hydrate epimerase produces the protein MKIEDVYIWDINAKWLGISPFQLMENAGAGVARIIEEKFGKGLKVAIFCGTGNNGGDGFVIARHLSFENDVTVFLVGDEIKIRSEEAKHNWEILKKLDFVKIKTLKDSSQIKGLDLGKFNVIVDALLGAGTRGEPREPIKSAVEKINEYSGKARIVSVDLPTGYPSSVRVNCDFAVTFQWDKEEYEGFERVIVKIGYPKELYHLVGPGDVKFALRKKGEHKGQNGKLLIIGGSEDYFGAPYLAAKAASYIVDLVYLAMPEYSARRINDPDLILRPFNGENFIEVHVKRALELSKNVDAVVIGPGIGQKEETKKFVRGFVKQCEKPLVIDADGLKAIAGELGALEGKTFVLTPHAGEFEIIFGEKPEGDLVETARIVMEKAKQIGGTILLKGVYDIISDGTTWKYNKTGNRGMTTGGTGDVLSGIIGGLLALGNNPLRASTVGAFLTGFAGDIVKEEMGENYTALEVAKKVPFAIKWALEF, from the coding sequence ATGAAAATTGAAGACGTTTACATCTGGGACATAAATGCTAAGTGGCTTGGTATTTCACCGTTTCAGCTCATGGAAAATGCTGGGGCCGGAGTTGCTCGAATTATAGAAGAAAAGTTTGGAAAAGGCCTTAAAGTGGCGATTTTTTGTGGGACAGGCAACAACGGCGGAGATGGCTTTGTAATAGCGAGGCATTTGAGCTTTGAAAATGATGTGACCGTGTTTTTGGTGGGTGATGAGATAAAGATCAGAAGTGAGGAAGCCAAACACAACTGGGAAATTCTCAAAAAGCTTGATTTTGTAAAGATTAAAACTCTCAAAGACTCAAGTCAAATAAAAGGGTTAGATCTTGGTAAGTTTAACGTGATTGTTGATGCTCTTCTTGGTGCGGGTACTAGAGGAGAGCCAAGAGAACCAATAAAGAGTGCTGTCGAGAAAATTAATGAATACTCGGGAAAAGCCAGGATAGTTAGCGTTGATCTGCCAACCGGCTATCCATCGAGTGTTAGGGTAAATTGTGACTTTGCAGTAACTTTCCAATGGGACAAGGAGGAGTATGAGGGGTTTGAACGAGTAATAGTGAAAATTGGTTATCCAAAAGAACTTTACCATTTGGTTGGTCCGGGGGATGTAAAATTTGCCTTGAGGAAAAAAGGCGAACATAAAGGCCAAAATGGGAAACTTTTGATAATTGGGGGGAGTGAAGATTACTTTGGCGCACCATATCTGGCAGCAAAAGCTGCTAGCTATATAGTGGATTTGGTCTATCTAGCCATGCCTGAATATTCAGCTAGAAGGATTAATGATCCGGATTTAATTTTGAGGCCTTTTAATGGCGAGAATTTCATAGAAGTTCATGTTAAAAGGGCCTTAGAGCTTTCAAAAAATGTTGATGCTGTTGTTATAGGCCCTGGAATTGGCCAAAAAGAAGAAACTAAAAAATTTGTTAGAGGGTTTGTAAAACAGTGTGAAAAACCTTTAGTTATAGATGCTGATGGATTAAAAGCAATAGCAGGAGAGTTAGGAGCTCTTGAAGGTAAGACTTTTGTATTAACTCCACACGCTGGGGAATTTGAGATTATTTTTGGAGAAAAACCTGAAGGGGACTTAGTTGAAACGGCCAGAATTGTAATGGAAAAAGCAAAGCAAATAGGGGGTACAATTTTACTAAAAGGGGTTTATGATATAATAAGTGATGGAACCACTTGGAAATACAACAAAACAGGAAATAGGGGAATGACCACTGGTGGGACAGGGGATGTTCTCTCTGGGATTATTGGTGGTTTATTGGCTTTGGGCAACAATCCATTGAGAGCTTCCACGGTAGGGGCCTTTCTTACGGGATTTGCGGGAGATATTGTAAAAGAAGAAATGGGAGAAAATTACACTGCACTGGAAGTTGCTAAAAAAGTTCCTTTCGCTATTAAGTGGGCTTTGGAGTTTTAG
- a CDS encoding transcriptional regulator, which yields MKDVLIVTDPKKIRVLAETTRLDIISLLRERAMTVSELSMLLNKDPSTIHRHINLLKQAGFIEEVGREGSEKLYRRSAKVFLISPYENDASAWVAMDRIHTKEAMRLYEIFTEAGFIIPNKKEFVTLIKKFLSNFEFLSRDIVKRLEGVEMNRLEFIRIMVLLALINSPQLQEEAKKLREILKLED from the coding sequence ATGAAAGATGTTCTTATAGTTACTGACCCCAAGAAAATTAGGGTATTAGCTGAGACGACCCGCTTAGATATTATTTCATTGCTCAGGGAACGTGCAATGACCGTATCTGAACTTAGCATGTTACTTAATAAAGACCCTTCAACAATACATCGACACATAAACCTGCTTAAGCAGGCAGGTTTTATTGAAGAGGTTGGAAGAGAAGGAAGTGAAAAACTCTATAGAAGGAGCGCAAAAGTGTTCCTAATATCACCTTATGAAAATGATGCCAGTGCGTGGGTAGCGATGGACAGGATACACACGAAGGAGGCCATGAGACTCTATGAGATATTCACTGAAGCCGGATTCATAATACCCAATAAAAAAGAGTTCGTAACTCTGATAAAGAAATTTTTAAGTAATTTTGAATTTCTCTCCAGGGACATTGTTAAAAGACTTGAAGGCGTCGAAATGAATCGTCTTGAGTTTATTCGGATAATGGTGTTACTGGCCCTCATAAACTCCCCTCAACTGCAAGAAGAAGCAAAAAAATTGAGAGAGATTTTAAAACTTGAGGACTAA
- a CDS encoding DUF211 domain-containing protein: protein MAKGIRLLVLDVLKPHQPMVTELALGLSELKGVDGVNITLVEIDKETENVKITIVGDNLDYEEIVRTIEEFGGVVHSIDMVAAGKKIIEESETPQDRLEEF, encoded by the coding sequence ATGGCAAAGGGAATTAGACTTCTCGTATTGGATGTGCTCAAACCCCATCAGCCCATGGTAACTGAGCTGGCTCTGGGGTTAAGTGAGCTAAAAGGGGTTGATGGGGTTAACATTACCCTTGTGGAAATCGACAAAGAAACTGAAAATGTTAAGATAACCATCGTTGGAGACAATTTAGATTATGAAGAAATAGTGAGAACCATCGAGGAATTTGGGGGAGTTGTACACAGTATTGATATGGTGGCCGCTGGTAAAAAGATTATTGAAGAAAGTGAAACTCCTCAAGATAGATTAGAGGAATTTTGA
- a CDS encoding winged helix-turn-helix domain-containing protein yields the protein MKKKVKVITDPEVIKLMLEDTRRQILRLLRSREMTISQLSEILGKTPQTVYHHIEKLKEAGLVEVKRTEMKGNLVEKYYGRTADVFYINLYLGDEELRYLAKSKLKTKLEIFKILGYKFDEEELLNLMDKITEKEHSYTTRISKELEEKEEALKEFSNEDIIHAVDWLTMAELGRDGEALELLRKLGEILKKE from the coding sequence ATGAAAAAGAAAGTTAAGGTCATCACAGATCCAGAGGTAATAAAACTTATGCTTGAGGATACAAGAAGACAAATACTAAGACTGTTAAGAAGCAGGGAAATGACGATTTCACAACTCTCTGAAATACTTGGAAAAACCCCACAAACTGTTTACCACCACATCGAAAAACTCAAAGAAGCTGGCCTCGTCGAGGTAAAAAGAACCGAGATGAAGGGAAATCTGGTAGAGAAATACTATGGAAGAACTGCAGATGTGTTCTACATAAATCTGTATCTTGGAGATGAGGAATTGAGATACTTAGCAAAGTCCAAACTAAAAACAAAACTCGAGATCTTTAAAATACTGGGCTACAAGTTTGACGAGGAGGAACTTTTGAATCTCATGGACAAAATTACAGAAAAGGAACATTCGTATACAACAAGGATTTCCAAAGAATTGGAGGAAAAAGAAGAGGCCCTGAAAGAATTTTCAAACGAAGACATAATCCACGCCGTAGACTGGCTCACCATGGCCGAGTTAGGAAGAGATGGGGAAGCCTTAGAGCTCCTGAGAAAACTTGGAGAAATCCTTAAAAAGGAGTAA
- a CDS encoding acetate--CoA ligase family protein gives MDLDFLFYPQSVAVIGASNKEGKIGNAIMKNLINFGFKGKIYPVNVKEDTVMGLKAYKNVLEIPDQVDVAVIAIPGKFVPQTLEECGQKGIRGAVVISAGFKEAGNIELEEKLVEVAKKWNIKVVGPNCLGVTNIENGFDCTFNPPERQARPEFGGIAFMSQSGAFGAAILDWAARHEVGMSKFISLGNMADLDESDFMEYLKDDKATKVITAYLEGVKDGRKFLQAARDATRKKPVVILKSGRTEAGAKAAASHTGSLAGSYVIYQAAFEQSGVLEARSMRQLFNYSKALAMQKPAKGNRIAIVTNGGGAGVMMSDGVLESGLKMAELSEETKERFAKAIEEGKLPEHMSYKNPIDIIGDAPSSRYEIAMRYAIEDENVDVLAVIALFQSPALDDGIVDAVARMQEYGKPVIFIAPGGAYPEKMARRIEKVGVPVFETVEDGVDAAYALVKYGQYLKEVEG, from the coding sequence ATGGACTTAGATTTTCTGTTCTATCCACAGAGTGTTGCTGTTATTGGAGCTTCAAATAAAGAAGGAAAAATCGGTAACGCGATAATGAAGAATCTCATAAACTTTGGGTTTAAGGGAAAAATATACCCTGTTAATGTGAAGGAAGATACAGTAATGGGCCTTAAAGCCTACAAGAATGTTTTAGAGATTCCAGATCAGGTTGATGTTGCAGTAATAGCGATTCCAGGAAAATTTGTTCCCCAAACCCTCGAGGAATGTGGACAAAAAGGGATTAGGGGAGCAGTTGTAATAAGTGCAGGTTTTAAAGAAGCTGGAAACATCGAACTTGAAGAAAAACTTGTTGAAGTAGCCAAAAAATGGAACATAAAAGTGGTTGGACCAAATTGTTTGGGTGTCACTAACATTGAAAACGGTTTTGACTGTACTTTTAATCCACCTGAGAGACAGGCTAGGCCAGAATTTGGTGGTATAGCATTCATGAGTCAGAGTGGAGCGTTTGGAGCGGCGATTCTTGATTGGGCTGCGAGGCACGAGGTTGGGATGAGCAAATTCATAAGCCTTGGAAACATGGCTGATTTGGATGAGAGTGACTTTATGGAGTATTTAAAGGACGATAAGGCTACTAAAGTTATAACGGCGTATCTTGAAGGAGTTAAAGATGGAAGAAAGTTTTTGCAGGCAGCGAGAGATGCTACAAGGAAGAAGCCTGTTGTAATTCTTAAAAGTGGAAGAACTGAGGCTGGTGCAAAAGCTGCGGCCTCCCACACAGGGTCTCTTGCAGGAAGTTATGTTATTTATCAAGCAGCATTTGAACAAAGTGGAGTTTTGGAAGCAAGAAGTATGAGACAGCTATTCAACTACTCTAAAGCTTTAGCGATGCAAAAACCTGCAAAAGGGAACAGGATAGCGATAGTTACAAATGGTGGTGGCGCAGGAGTCATGATGAGCGATGGGGTGCTAGAATCCGGGCTAAAAATGGCCGAATTAAGCGAAGAGACTAAAGAGAGGTTTGCAAAAGCGATAGAAGAAGGGAAACTTCCAGAACACATGAGTTATAAGAATCCAATTGACATTATTGGTGATGCTCCCTCAAGTAGGTACGAAATAGCCATGCGCTATGCTATAGAAGATGAAAATGTTGATGTCTTGGCTGTTATAGCTCTTTTCCAGAGTCCTGCATTGGATGATGGCATTGTTGATGCAGTTGCAAGAATGCAAGAATACGGTAAGCCAGTTATATTCATAGCTCCTGGAGGAGCTTACCCAGAGAAGATGGCTAGAAGAATAGAAAAAGTAGGAGTACCAGTTTTTGAGACTGTGGAAGATGGAGTCGATGCAGCGTATGCACTTGTTAAATATGGACAATATCTCAAAGAAGTTGAAGGTTAG
- a CDS encoding tryptophan--tRNA ligase: MPEFEVTPWEVTGIVDYNKLIKEFGTTPLTDDLLEKTRELTKSDLPLYFKRKFFFSHRDYDLVLKDYEAGRGFFLYTGRGPSGPMHIGHIIPFFATKWLQDNFGVNLYVQITDDEKFLFKPKLTLEETKRWAYENILDIIAVGFDPDKTFIFQDTEFTKIYEMAIPIAKKVTYSMAKAVFGFNDQSKVGMIFYPAIQAAPTFFEEKRSLIPAAIDQDPYWRIQRDFAESLGYYKAAALHSKFVPGLLGLGGKMSASKPETAIYLTDDPEEAGKKIWKYALTGGRATAKEQREKGGEPDKCVVFKWLEIFFEPDDKKLLERYNACKSGEILCGQCKRYLIEKVQNFLKEHQEKREKARDLVERFKYTGKLAQEQWDKSIPEALRK, encoded by the coding sequence GTGCCAGAATTTGAGGTAACTCCATGGGAAGTTACAGGAATAGTGGATTACAACAAGCTTATCAAAGAATTTGGAACAACACCCCTTACAGACGATCTACTGGAGAAGACAAGAGAACTTACAAAAAGTGATTTGCCACTTTATTTCAAGAGGAAGTTCTTCTTTTCCCACAGGGACTATGATTTAGTACTTAAGGACTACGAAGCAGGAAGGGGATTTTTCCTCTACACGGGTAGAGGGCCGAGTGGCCCAATGCATATTGGTCACATAATTCCATTCTTTGCCACGAAGTGGCTTCAGGATAATTTCGGAGTTAATCTGTATGTTCAAATCACAGATGATGAGAAATTCCTCTTTAAACCCAAGCTTACCCTTGAAGAAACAAAAAGATGGGCATATGAGAACATACTTGATATAATTGCTGTTGGATTTGATCCAGATAAGACATTTATCTTTCAGGACACTGAGTTCACCAAGATATATGAGATGGCCATCCCTATAGCGAAAAAAGTAACTTACTCTATGGCAAAGGCCGTTTTTGGATTTAATGATCAAAGCAAGGTCGGAATGATATTCTACCCTGCCATTCAAGCTGCTCCAACATTTTTCGAAGAGAAACGTTCTTTAATCCCCGCTGCTATTGACCAAGATCCCTATTGGAGAATTCAGAGAGACTTTGCAGAGAGTTTGGGTTATTATAAAGCGGCAGCACTTCATTCAAAGTTTGTACCTGGTTTATTGGGTTTGGGAGGAAAAATGAGCGCTTCAAAGCCAGAAACAGCTATTTACCTAACAGATGATCCAGAAGAAGCTGGTAAAAAGATCTGGAAATATGCTTTAACTGGTGGAAGGGCTACTGCAAAAGAGCAGCGCGAAAAGGGAGGCGAACCTGACAAGTGTGTTGTATTTAAATGGCTTGAAATATTCTTTGAGCCTGATGATAAAAAACTCCTCGAAAGGTACAATGCCTGTAAAAGTGGAGAAATACTTTGTGGTCAATGCAAGCGCTATCTCATAGAGAAGGTCCAGAACTTCTTAAAGGAACACCAGGAGAAAAGGGAGAAAGCAAGAGATCTGGTGGAGAGATTTAAATATACTGGAAAACTTGCACAAGAACAATGGGACAAATCGATTCCCGAAGCTCTAAGGAAGTAG
- a CDS encoding aromatic amino acid transport family protein, translating into MALGRNEALALAIGTQVGAGVLGLPYAARKIGLIPSVALMFLVALTMYITALFVLELSAKNGGKQMSTLAREILGRPGGVLMFASISLMSYGALLAYIAGGGSVFANLFGISEEMGALIFWAFASFIIYRGLEMSGKSELILSGVLLALFVVVAIMAVPHTKVENAFYMGSEGIVTLFGVAIFAFGCHTIVPDIYKGLGSYEKAKKVLLLAFLVPAIVYSLFVASFLLVFGENTPQIATQALEQLYGRIGMLVGSLIPIFAILTSYIGLGLAQLDNMEEYLKMNRKSAWIITVFPPLILYMVGIRDFVEVLGAAGSTGDLMAFIIMPIVLYITYKLKPAFLRDREAEVS; encoded by the coding sequence GTGGCATTGGGTAGGAATGAAGCTCTCGCTTTAGCTATAGGAACCCAAGTTGGTGCAGGCGTTTTGGGGTTGCCCTATGCAGCAAGAAAAATCGGTTTGATACCAAGCGTGGCTCTAATGTTTTTAGTGGCTTTAACCATGTATATTACCGCCCTTTTTGTTCTTGAACTTTCTGCAAAAAATGGCGGAAAACAGATGTCTACTTTGGCTAGGGAGATATTAGGAAGGCCAGGAGGAGTACTAATGTTTGCTAGCATCTCTTTGATGAGTTACGGTGCTCTTTTGGCCTATATTGCTGGTGGGGGGAGTGTTTTTGCAAACCTTTTCGGTATAAGTGAGGAGATGGGTGCGTTGATCTTTTGGGCATTTGCCAGCTTTATTATCTACAGAGGGCTGGAAATGTCAGGGAAGAGTGAATTGATACTAAGTGGTGTTTTATTGGCCCTTTTTGTAGTGGTTGCGATAATGGCTGTACCCCATACAAAGGTTGAGAACGCATTTTATATGGGGAGTGAGGGAATTGTAACTCTCTTTGGGGTTGCGATATTTGCATTTGGCTGTCATACAATAGTTCCGGATATTTATAAGGGGCTTGGGAGTTATGAAAAGGCTAAAAAAGTGTTACTTTTGGCTTTCTTAGTTCCGGCTATAGTGTATTCACTATTTGTGGCTTCATTCCTCCTAGTCTTTGGTGAGAACACTCCCCAAATAGCTACTCAAGCACTCGAACAGCTATATGGAAGAATAGGAATGCTTGTTGGAAGTTTAATTCCGATCTTTGCTATCTTGACAAGTTACATAGGCCTTGGTTTGGCTCAACTGGACAACATGGAAGAGTACCTAAAGATGAATAGGAAATCTGCTTGGATCATAACAGTTTTCCCACCGTTGATACTTTATATGGTGGGAATTAGGGACTTCGTTGAGGTTTTGGGAGCTGCAGGCAGTACAGGAGATCTTATGGCTTTTATAATAATGCCAATTGTGCTCTATATAACTTATAAGCTTAAACCTGCGTTCCTTAGGGATAGAGAAGCAGAGGTTAGTTAA